From the Amia ocellicauda isolate fAmiCal2 chromosome 21, fAmiCal2.hap1, whole genome shotgun sequence genome, one window contains:
- the LOC136716768 gene encoding estrogen receptor beta, whose translation MVDSPSKELPQEELGPPKVLTPVHYSSALPALAMERRAVCIPSPYMDSSHDYTALAFYSPTLLSYNGHGSGGLPDSPTVRQSLSPTVFWPPPSHVSSLAIHCQQSLMYSEPPPSPWSDPRVREPPLVENNKLIRGGKEDGEDGLAASGSCLPCKTDMHYCAVCSDYASGYHYGVWSCEGCKAFFKRSIQGHNDYICPATNQCTIDRNRRKSCQACRLRKCYEVGMMKCGTRRERCNYRVVRQRRGSQGPEVAGLRNRRRSEVGLAPILEIHSSTLSPEQLLASISDAEPPNVYLLDFPQKPFTEAAMMMSLTNLADKELVHMISWAKKIPGFVELSLYDQVRLLECCWLEVLMVGLMWRSVDHPGKLIFSTDLILNRDEGNCVEGFMEIVDMLLAATSRFRELKLQREEYLCLKAMILLNSNMCPGSPDNPEETESRAKVLRLLDTVTDTLVWVIAKRGLSFQQQSTRLANLLMLLSHIRHVSNKGMEHLYSMKRKNVVPLYDLLLEMLDAHIVHSSHVPVAPAPDAAYPPIPTGGHAQLLPADEPRSSTDSHKPQ comes from the exons ATGGTGGACTCCCCCAGTAAAGAGCTGCCCCAGGAGGAGCTGGGCCCCCCCAAGGTCCTCACCCCGGTGCACTACAGCAGCGCTCTGCCCGCTCTGGCCATGGAGCGCCGCGCCGTGTGCATCCCATCGCCCTACATGGACAGCAGCCATGATTACACGGCCCTCGCCTTCTACAGCCCCACGCTGCTCAGCTACAACGGCCACGGCAGCGGCGGCCTCCCTGACAGCCCTACCGTGCGGCAGTCCCTCAGCCCCACCGTGTTCTGGCCCCCCCCCAGCCACGTCTCCTCGCTGGCTATCCACTGCCAGCAGTCCCTCATGTACAGCGAGCCGCCGCCGAGCCCGTGGAGCGATCCCAGGGTCCGAGAGCCCCCACTGGTAGAGAACAA CAAACTCATTCGTGGGGGAAAGGAGGACGGCGAGGACGGCCTGGCTGCGTCTGGGAGCTGTCTGCCGTGCAAGACGGACATGCACTACTGCGCCGTCTGCAGCGACTATGCCTCAGGCTACCACTACGGGGTGTGGTCCTGCGAGGGCTGCAAGGCCTTCTTCAAGAGGAGCATCCAAG GACACAACGACTACATCTGCCCGGCCACCAACCAGTGCACCATTGACCGCAACCGCCGGAAGAGCTGCCAGGCCTGCCGGCTCCGCAAGTGCTACGAAGTCGGCATGATGAAGTGTG GTACCCGGAGAGAGCGCTGTAACTACCGTGTGGTGCGGCAGCGGCGGGGGTCTCAGGGCCCAGAGGTGGCCGGGCTGAGGAACCGGCGGCGCAGTGAGGTGGGCCTGGCCCCCATCCTGGAGATCCATTCGTCCACACTGAGCCCCGAGCAGCTCCTCGCCTCCATCAGCGACGCTGAGCCGCCCAACGTCTATCTCCTGGACTTCCCCCAGAAGCCCTTCACCGAAGCGGCCATGATGATGTCACTCACCAACCTGGCTGACAAGGAGCTGGTGCACATGATCAGCTGGGCCAAGAAGATCCCGG GCTTCGTGGAGCTCAGCCTCTATGACCAGGTGCGGCTGCTGGAGTGCTGCTGGCTGGAGGTGCTGATGGTCGGGCTCATGTGGAGGTCCGTGGATCACCCCGGGAAACTCATCTTCTCCACCGACCTCATCCTCAACAG GGACGAGGGCAACTGTGTGGAGGGCTTCATGGAGATTGTGGACATGCTGCTCGCCGCCACCTCCAGGTTCCGGGAGCTGAAGCTACAGAGGGAGGAGTACCTCTGCCTCAAGGCCATGATCCTGCTCAACTCCA ACATGTGCCCGGGATCCCCAGACAACCCAGAGGAGACGGAGAGCCGGGCCAAGGTGCTGCGCCTGCTGGACACTGTGACGGACACGCTGGTCTGGGTCATAGCCAAGAGGGGCCTGTCCTTCCAGCAGCAGTCCACGCGGCTCGCCAACCTGCTCATGCTGCTGTCGCACATCCGCCACGTCAG TAACAAAGGCATGGAGCACCTGTACAGCATGAAACGGAAGAACGTGGTGCCACTGTACGACCTGCTGCTGGAGATGCTTGATGCCCACATCGTGCACAGCTCCCATGTGCCTGTGGCCCCCGCGCCCGACGCCGCCTATCCCCCCATCCCCACTGGGGGCCACGCGCAGCTCCTCCCAGCTGACGAGCCCAGGAGCTCCACAGACAGCC ATAAACCTCAGTGA